The region GGCCGCCGGTGTTGGAGTAAACCTCGGTGTCGAACACGAGGACGTTGACGTCTTCCCCGGAGGCGAGCACATGGTCAAGGCCGCCGTAGCCGATGTCGTACGCCCAACCGTCGCCGCCGAATATCCATTGCGACCGTTTGACAAAAAAGTCGCGTTGATTGTAGATCGCATTCAATAGCGGAACGCTGCCCTTCTCCGCCGCGAGCGCCTCTGTCAGGCGGTCGGCCCGTTCCCGCGTTCCGGACCCCTCGTCGATATGTGCCAGCCAATCTTCCATCGCCGTTTTAAGATCGGGGGAAATATTGGCGGCGAGTGCTTCGTTTACCAGTCCCGCGAGCGTTTTCCTGACCTGCTGGCCGCCCATATGCATGCCGAAGCCGTACTCCGCGTTATCCTCGAACAGGGAAAAGCCCCAGGCCGGCCCGAACCCGCGCCGGTCGGTAGTGTAAGAGATCGAGGGAGCGGTGGCGCCCCAGACGGTGGAGCAGCCGGCAGCGTTGGAAATAAGCATGCGGTCGCCGAAAAGCTGGGTGACGAGCTTGGCGTAGGGCGTCTCGCCGCACCCGGCGCACGCGCCCGAGAATTCCTGCAGCGGCTGGGAAAACTGACTGCCTTTGACGGTGAGCTTCTGGCTTGCCGGCACGGTCTGGGGCGCGAGGGTCTGCGAAAAATCCCACCACTCCTCGCAGGCCGGCCGCTGATCGGCCAGCGGCTTCATCGCCAGCGCCTTCTCCTTCGCGGGGCAAACATCGACGCAATTGCCGCAGCCGGTGCAATCCAGCGCAGATATCGCCAAGTGGAACAGCAGGCCGGGATAGCCTGTGGCAGGTTTGGTGACGAAATCCGCCGGGGCGTTTTTCATATCTTCGGGGCTAAGCAGCATGGGCCGGATGACGGCGTGCGGGCATACGAACGAGCATTGATTGCACTGAATGCATTCGTCGGCCTGCCAGACGGGCGTCTCGATGGCGACCCCCCTCTTTTCCCAGGCCGTGACCCCCGATGGGAACGTACCGTCCTCACGGCCGTTAAAGATGCTTACCGGCAGTTTGTCGCCTTCCTGGCGGTTCATCGGGATCATGACTTCCCTGATAAATTCCGGCAACTGCTTGGCGCCGGCCGGCTGCCGATCCGTGGCGTTTTTCCAGCTGGCGGGCACTTCGACGCGAATCAGCTCGCGGATACCGCGCTCGACCGCGGCGAAATTCATGTCGATGGTGGCCTGCCCCTGTTTGCTGTAAGAGTCGACGATCGCATCCTTGAGGTACTTGACAGCGTCCTCCACCGGAATTATTTCCGTCAGCCGGAAAAAAGCCGCCTGCATGATCATGTTGATCCGCCCGCCCAGTCCCAGCTCCTGGGCGATGTCAACGGCGTTTATGGTGTAAAACTGGATGTCGTTGTCCGCCAGATAGCGCTTCATCGCCGCCGGCAGATTCTTATCCAAATCTTCGGGCCGCCACTGGCAATTAAGCAGGAATTTTCCGCCTGGCTTCAGGCCAGCCAGCAGATCATACTGATCGACATACGTCTGGTTGTGGCAGGCGATAAAGTCGGCGTTGGTTATAAGATAGGAAGACTGGATCGGTTGCCGGCCGAACCGCAGGTGCGAAACGGTGAGGCCGCCCGACTTTTTGGCGTCATAGGCGAAATATGCCTGAGCATACAAATCGGTGTGATCACCGATTATCTTGATGGCGCTTTTGTTGGCGCCCACCGTGCCGTCGGCGCCCATGCCCCAGAATTTGCAGCAGGTGGTGCCGGCCGGAGTGGTGTCGATCGCCTGAGTGTATTCCGGCAATGAGGTAAAGGTCACATCGTCGGTGATGCTTACGGTAAAGGCGGTGCGGGGGGTTGGCAGCTTGAGATTTTCGTACACCGCCGCGATGTGGGCGGGGGTGAAGTCCTTCGATCCCAGGCCATAGCGCCCGCCGACGATCACCGGCGCGGAGGCGGTGTCGAAGAAAGCATTCCTCACATCAATATAAAGTGGATCGCCGGCCGCTCCGGGCTCTTTGGTCCGGTCGAGAACAGCGATGGCGCGGGCGGTGGGCGGCACTGCCCCGAGGAAGTGTTCGACCGAGAAGGGCCGGTAAAGATGAACGTCGACCAACCCCACCTTTTCGCCGCGTGCGTTTAAGAAGTCGATCGTCTCCCTGATGGCGTCGCAGCCCGAACCCATGGCCACTATGACCCGCTCGGCGGCGGGATCGCCGTAGTAGTTGAACAATCTGTAGTCGCGACCGGTGATTTTGTTGATTTCCCCCATGTAATGTTCGACGATGCCGGGAAGAGCCAGATAAAACTTGTTGACCGCCTCGCGGGTCTGGAAATAAATATCCGGATTCTGCGTAGTGCCGCGGATCACCGGATGATCCGGGTTCAAGGCACGGCCGCGGAACTGGTCCACAGCTTCCATATCCAACAGTTTGGCCAGCTCATCGTATTCAAGGACATCTATTTTTTGCACTTCGTGCGAAGTCCTAAATCCGTCGAAGAAGTGGAGGAACGGCACCCGTCCCCGGATGGCGGCCAGATGGGCGACAGCCCCGAGATCCATGGACTGCTGCACGCTGCTGGATGCCAGCAGGGCGAACCCGGTCTGGCGGGCGGCCATGACATCCTGATGATCGCCGAAAATACTGAGCGCGTTGGCGGCCAAGGCGCGGGCGCTGACATGAAAGACGGCCGGTAGCAGTTCGCCGGCGATTTTGTACATATTCGGTATCATCAGCAGCAGGCCCTGAGACGCCGTATAAGTAGAGGCCAGCGCCCCCGCCTGCAGACAGCCGTGGAGCGTACCGGCAGCCCCGCCTTCGGACTGCATCTCGATTACTCTGACCGGCTGGCCGAAAATGTTTCTCCTGCCTTGCGCCGACCATTCGTCGACCAATTCCGCCATCTGCGACGAAGGGGTGATAGGATAAATGGCCGCCACCTCGGTGAACGCGTACGACACATGCGCCGCCGCGGTGTTGCCGTCCATCGTTTTCTTGTTGCGGGTAATCATCGCTCATACTCCTCTCTTATGCAAACACTACTGTGACTTCTAATCTTATGGGGAATGAGGTGATGCCGCCGATAAAGCAGGGACCCATATATAACCCTCGGACAAAGCCGAATCTGAAGCACCACAAAACCCATTCCACAATTAGTGCACAACTGATTAATTCAAAGTCATAATATCAATTCATTTTGGAATGTTTTTAACGAATACGCTATGTATACCACCTATTCATTGGCTCAAAGCCATCATCATCCAATAAAAACGGAATTCATTATTCCATTTTTATTCATTATTCGTTCCGAAATTGCCTTTCTCCTTCTCGAGATTGGATAAAACCCTCCAGTTGCCATTTAGGTCGGAACCTAAACCTCGACAGGCAATCAGGCAGGTAAGAAAAACAGCGGCGTCCCGGTCTCGACCGTGCTATCGAGGATCAACAGCACAAAAGACGCCACTGCTTGGCGCTATTAACGGCCCGCAACGCCGCCCGGTCTCCCCTGCGTTCAAGTCGGCTAGCTCAGTAACTTCACCATGGCTAGCGACAGGGACGGCAAATAGGTTATCAGGAGCAAATCGATGATAAGGATGACCAGGAACGGGAATGACGCCCTGAGGATTTGCTTAAAGCCGACATCTTTCTGCAGGCTGCCGGCGACGAACAGGTTTACCCCCAGCGGCGGCGTCAGTAGACCGATCGTCATGTTGACAACCATAATAACCCCGAAATGAATGAGATCCACTTCCATCAAAGTCACCAGAGGAAGAAAGATAGGGCCAAGAATAATAATGGCCGCATTAAGCTCCATAAGGCAACCGGTAATGAGCAATATTACGTTCACAAGCAGCAGCAGCATGTCGGCGTCCTGGGCAACCGCAGAGATGGCAGTGGCCACCTTCACGGGTATCTGCTCAGTGGTCATTATCCATCCCATGGCAGTGGCGGTGGATATTATGAGCATTACCATCGCCGAGGTCACGCCCGCCTCTGAAAAGCTGGTGACCATTTCCTTAAAGTTAAGTTCGCGATAGACGAAAAAACCGATAAGCAGACTGTAAACACAAGCAACAGCGGCCGCCTCGGTAGGCGTGAATACGCCGCCGTATATGCCGCCAAGGATAATCATCGGCATCGCCAAACCCCAGATTGAATCCTTGAGTGACGCCAAGAACGTCGCAAGGGTAGGCCTCACCGTTCCTTTATAGCCCCGCTTCTTGGCGATTACAAAACAGACGGCCATCAACGACAGCCCCAATAAAATGCCAGGCACCACGCCAGCCATGAACAGCTTGCCGATGGAGGCATTCATAGCGATACCGTAGGTTACAAAGGGAATGCTCGGGGGGATGATGACGCCGATCGTTCCGGCAGCCGCCATCAGGCCGACGGCGAAATCCTTGTCGTAGCCGGCCTTTATCATCGCCGGCACCATGACTGCGCCGATGGCCACGACCGTCGCCGGCGCCGAGCCGGAAATGGCGGCGAAAAACATACACGCGAGCACAGCGACCAACGCGAGACCACCGGTGACAGAACCCACCATGTTGGTAGCCAGACCGATCAGTCGCTTCGAGATGCCGCCCCGCTCCATCAGGCGCCCGGCGATCATAAACAGCGGGATGGCCAGCAACGAAAAAGAATCCAGACCGGTGAACATCCTCTGCGCCACGACGAAGACCGGCACCTTCTGCGTTATCGCCAGCGCCGCCAGCGAGGCCAGACCCATGCCGATACCAAGCGGCACGTTTAGAACAACAAGTATTCCGAATACGATTATCAGTATGTCGCCCACAGTTGCCTCGCCTCCTTATATAGCGTTCTCCACCCTGGCCTGCTCATCGTCCGGGTCTGACGCACTGCCGCACTGCTCGACCAACTTGATCAAATAGCGGACAGTCATCATGAAACACCCGACCGGAACCGCCGCGTAGGCTACGACTATCGGAATACGCATGGCGGGAGAAAGCTGCCCGGTGGCCATCAGGCGCAGGGTGTAATCGATCCCGACATAGGTGATCGATAAGCAAAAAACCAGGCAAACCAAGCTCGTAACAATACCGGCGTACCGTTGGGCCTTTTTCGGTAAGGCCACGACAAATGCTTCCACACCTATATGGGCGCCCTTCTTGACGCCCAGGCTGGCGCCGACGAACACCGCCCAGATCGAAAGATAACGCGCCGCTTCTTCAGCCCACGACGAGGGGTCGTTTATGATGAAACGGGTGATTACCCCCCAGAAGGTTATGGCAGTCATGGCGATTAATAACACGGCGATAAGGTGGTCTTCGATATAGGTCATTACTTCATCGAGTTTTTTCAAAAAAGCCATGCTCGTCCTCCCAAAAATAAAGGGGCAGCCCCCAGAACAGCGATAAACGATTCTCGGCCAGCTGCCCCCATATTGGTCCGGGTCAGTAAATCATTATTTCTTGCTTTCGGCTTCCTGCACCGCTTTTACAACCTTGTTCAGCAGTTGCTCGCCGACTTCTTTCTTGCCGATGGTGTCATATACCGATTTCGTGGCTTCACGGAAAGCCTTGAGCTGGTCGGGCGTAAGCTCAGTTATGACCACTCCCGCCGCCTTCAGCTTGTCCATACCCGCTTTGATCTGTTTGTTATTCTCTTCTCTTTCCACCTTCCGCCAGATAGCCGCGCCTTCTTCAATGGCTTTCTTGACGTCATCGCTCAGACCGCTGTAGAACTTGTCGTTAATCAGCAACAGGTACGGGTTATAAACATGCCCGTCGAGAGTCAGGTATTTCTGAGCTTCGTAAAAACGCATGGAAACAATCAAGGAAATGGGATTCTCCTGACCGTCGATGGTTTTCTGCTGCAAGGCGCTGTATACCTCGTTGAAGGCCATCGGGGTGGGGCTGCCGCCCAGAGCTTTGACGATCGCCATATGGGCAGGGTTTTCCATCGTCCGGATCTTCAGGCCCTGCATATCGGCGGGCGTACTTATGGTCCTCACACTGTTGGTAAAATGGCGGAAACCGTTTTCGCCCCAAACCAGGCCCCTTACACCGGTCTTGGCTCTCATCAGTTCGAGGATTTCTTTGCCGACAGGACCGTCAAGCACAGTATAAGCAGCTTTCTGCGTGCCGAACAGGTACGGAAGGTCAAAAACCATTATCTGCGGGAATATCCCAGGCAACGGACCGGAACTGAGAGCCGCCATCTGAATGGTTCCCATCTGCAGTCCCTCCAGTTGCTCGCGCTCCCCGCCGAGCTGGCTGTTGGGATATGTAGTCACCTTGACCTTACCCTTGGTTTTCTCTTCGACATGCTTCTTGAACGCCTGACACGCCAGCTCCAGCCTGTCGTTAACCGCGGGCGAGCTGTGGGCCAACTTGATCTCGATGACTTTTGCGCCGTTCGCGGCCGACGGCTTCTTATCCCCGCCGCCGCAACCGGCTACAAGGGCGAGAGACAACAGGATAACAAACAAAATGCCGTAAGTTTTCATAATCTTGCTCATAATACGAAACCCCTCCTCGTTTTCTTACTCACCAATTTAAACCACACGAACATCCAAACCACGCGAACACCCCTAAGCGGAAATCCCTCCTTTAAAGAAATATACCTTAATGGCGGAACGCCTCCCTGTCCCGGTCAGCTTTCCAGCCATAAAACCGCACCCGACGCCTTAAAACATTTCTGCCAGACCGCATCCGGATCGACGACAAATTCGGTACGCAATTTTCAGTACATTCCTAATCATTCTGCCTATTTCGGAAAATTCCTTCTTGATTTTTAGATTACACCTGTCTCATTTTCGGAATACATTTTCATGTCTGAGATAGTCAACTTTTAAAATCGCTCACAGTAAAACCCTCCTGTTGCAATATGTTTAAAAAGAAATTGCCGGATCTGCAAGATCCGGCAATAGTAAAGACTTTTTCTTTATTGCAAATTTTAAAAGCGCTTTTTGGAATCAGCCAAAAATCCTTCTGAAATCGTCGCCGATTTTTTGCGCCGCATCAACCACCGCTGGGATAATTCTCTCGATTACGTCCGGCGTCATTCTTACTTTCGGCGCTGTCACACTTATGGAGGCAACAACTTTATTACCGACACCGAACACCGGTCCCCCTACGCAACAAAGACCGAGATAGAACTCCTCGTCATCCACCGAATAATGATTTTGCTTAATTTCTTTGATTTTTCCCAGCACTTTCTGCATGTCAACCGTGGTAAGCGGTGTAAGAGGCTCGAGCACCTTAGGAAGAATAGACTTGATCGTCTCGTCGGAAAGGTCGCACAAAAGGCTTCGTCCCAGCGAAGTGCAATAAAGCGGATAACTGTCGTCCAGCGTAAAATTCGGCCGCAGCAGATGCTTCGACTCCACCAGCTCGATGTACGAGCATTTGTCCCGGTCGCGCACCGCCAGATTTACGCCTTCGCCAAACTCATCGTTGATTACCAGCATGTGCTTCCGGGCCTGTTCCCTCCACCGCACGAAATTGCCGCATTTACCGAAAACTTGCAGCATTTTGGGAGATAACCTGTATTTTCGAGTCTCGGGGTTTTGATACAAATACCCCATCAACTCGATGGTATTCACTATTCTTTGCACACTGCTCTCAGGCAAACCCACAATTTGCCCAAGATCAGTTACGCCGAACTCATCGCTATCCTTGAAGCATTCAAGTACATGCAGCCCTTTAACCAACGCCTGAATCTGATACTTCGCTTCTTCGCTTTTTTTCACTTCCACTTGACCTCCGCCTTAAAAGTGCGAATACATAAACCGCGTGG is a window of Selenomonadales bacterium 4137-cl DNA encoding:
- a CDS encoding TRAP transporter large permease codes for the protein MGDILIIVFGILVVLNVPLGIGMGLASLAALAITQKVPVFVVAQRMFTGLDSFSLLAIPLFMIAGRLMERGGISKRLIGLATNMVGSVTGGLALVAVLACMFFAAISGSAPATVVAIGAVMVPAMIKAGYDKDFAVGLMAAAGTIGVIIPPSIPFVTYGIAMNASIGKLFMAGVVPGILLGLSLMAVCFVIAKKRGYKGTVRPTLATFLASLKDSIWGLAMPMIILGGIYGGVFTPTEAAAVACVYSLLIGFFVYRELNFKEMVTSFSEAGVTSAMVMLIISTATAMGWIMTTEQIPVKVATAISAVAQDADMLLLLVNVILLITGCLMELNAAIIILGPIFLPLVTLMEVDLIHFGVIMVVNMTIGLLTPPLGVNLFVAGSLQKDVGFKQILRASFPFLVILIIDLLLITYLPSLSLAMVKLLS
- the nifJ gene encoding pyruvate:ferredoxin (flavodoxin) oxidoreductase; the encoded protein is MITRNKKTMDGNTAAAHVSYAFTEVAAIYPITPSSQMAELVDEWSAQGRRNIFGQPVRVIEMQSEGGAAGTLHGCLQAGALASTYTASQGLLLMIPNMYKIAGELLPAVFHVSARALAANALSIFGDHQDVMAARQTGFALLASSSVQQSMDLGAVAHLAAIRGRVPFLHFFDGFRTSHEVQKIDVLEYDELAKLLDMEAVDQFRGRALNPDHPVIRGTTQNPDIYFQTREAVNKFYLALPGIVEHYMGEINKITGRDYRLFNYYGDPAAERVIVAMGSGCDAIRETIDFLNARGEKVGLVDVHLYRPFSVEHFLGAVPPTARAIAVLDRTKEPGAAGDPLYIDVRNAFFDTASAPVIVGGRYGLGSKDFTPAHIAAVYENLKLPTPRTAFTVSITDDVTFTSLPEYTQAIDTTPAGTTCCKFWGMGADGTVGANKSAIKIIGDHTDLYAQAYFAYDAKKSGGLTVSHLRFGRQPIQSSYLITNADFIACHNQTYVDQYDLLAGLKPGGKFLLNCQWRPEDLDKNLPAAMKRYLADNDIQFYTINAVDIAQELGLGGRINMIMQAAFFRLTEIIPVEDAVKYLKDAIVDSYSKQGQATIDMNFAAVERGIRELIRVEVPASWKNATDRQPAGAKQLPEFIREVMIPMNRQEGDKLPVSIFNGREDGTFPSGVTAWEKRGVAIETPVWQADECIQCNQCSFVCPHAVIRPMLLSPEDMKNAPADFVTKPATGYPGLLFHLAISALDCTGCGNCVDVCPAKEKALAMKPLADQRPACEEWWDFSQTLAPQTVPASQKLTVKGSQFSQPLQEFSGACAGCGETPYAKLVTQLFGDRMLISNAAGCSTVWGATAPSISYTTDRRGFGPAWGFSLFEDNAEYGFGMHMGGQQVRKTLAGLVNEALAANISPDLKTAMEDWLAHIDEGSGTRERADRLTEALAAEKGSVPLLNAIYNQRDFFVKRSQWIFGGDGWAYDIGYGGLDHVLASGEDVNVLVFDTEVYSNTGGQSSKATPAAAVAQFAASGKKTRKKDLGLMAMSYGYVYVAQIAMGADKNQTLKAIAEAEAYPGPSLIIAYSPCLNHGIMAGMGKSQAQAKRAVESGYWALFRYNPQLKESGKNPFMLDSKEPTASFQDFIKSEVRYTALARQFPAAAQSLFEKAERDARERLETYKRLAAY
- a CDS encoding TRAP transporter small permease — its product is MAFLKKLDEVMTYIEDHLIAVLLIAMTAITFWGVITRFIINDPSSWAEEAARYLSIWAVFVGASLGVKKGAHIGVEAFVVALPKKAQRYAGIVTSLVCLVFCLSITYVGIDYTLRLMATGQLSPAMRIPIVVAYAAVPVGCFMMTVRYLIKLVEQCGSASDPDDEQARVENAI
- a CDS encoding DctP family TRAP transporter solute-binding subunit; the encoded protein is MSKIMKTYGILFVILLSLALVAGCGGGDKKPSAANGAKVIEIKLAHSSPAVNDRLELACQAFKKHVEEKTKGKVKVTTYPNSQLGGEREQLEGLQMGTIQMAALSSGPLPGIFPQIMVFDLPYLFGTQKAAYTVLDGPVGKEILELMRAKTGVRGLVWGENGFRHFTNSVRTISTPADMQGLKIRTMENPAHMAIVKALGGSPTPMAFNEVYSALQQKTIDGQENPISLIVSMRFYEAQKYLTLDGHVYNPYLLLINDKFYSGLSDDVKKAIEEGAAIWRKVEREENNKQIKAGMDKLKAAGVVITELTPDQLKAFREATKSVYDTIGKKEVGEQLLNKVVKAVQEAESKK
- a CDS encoding IclR family transcriptional regulator yields the protein MEVKKSEEAKYQIQALVKGLHVLECFKDSDEFGVTDLGQIVGLPESSVQRIVNTIELMGYLYQNPETRKYRLSPKMLQVFGKCGNFVRWREQARKHMLVINDEFGEGVNLAVRDRDKCSYIELVESKHLLRPNFTLDDSYPLYCTSLGRSLLCDLSDETIKSILPKVLEPLTPLTTVDMQKVLGKIKEIKQNHYSVDDEEFYLGLCCVGGPVFGVGNKVVASISVTAPKVRMTPDVIERIIPAVVDAAQKIGDDFRRIFG